The following are from one region of the Nicotiana tomentosiformis chromosome 7, ASM39032v3, whole genome shotgun sequence genome:
- the LOC104092364 gene encoding uncharacterized GPI-anchored protein At4g28100 isoform X1, translating to MKIRLFTFIFTLLCVCNGSLAGLLSEPAQPLKPGDYSNSNTVPAFPVQTESQICRLDLSDELFGGVSAACGQNLDRSRCCPVLAAWLFAAHARSALQVSAAIAPASSDLPMMPDDSQKCVNTLQSSLQSRNIHLPQPNTSCDAVLCFCGIRLHQITSLSCPAAFNLTGSKNATPTAAVRNLERNCRNSSYSGCTRCLGALQKVINLNSDGKNRTHKMADTGGDRVSKMLSRDCQLMGLTWLLARNKTAYIPTVSAVLRAIMYSAHPPHESKCSPDQENMPLAVDSLQFEKTDSSSPSIGVSRFASLFPFLPLIILLNSLFG from the exons ATGAAAATCAGACTTTTCACGTTTATTTTTACGCTGCTTTGTGTGTGTAACGGCTCGTTAGCTGGGTTACTTTCAGAGCCAGCGCAGCCATTGAAGCCGGGTGATTATTCTAACTCTAACACTGTTCCAGCATTTCCGGTTCAGACCGAGTCACAGATATGCCGGTTGGATTTGTCGGACGAGCTTTTCGGTGGTGTGAGCGCGGCGTGCGGGCAGAATCTGGACCGAAGCCGTTGTTGTCCTGTCCTAGCGGCTTGGTTATTCGCAGCTCACGCCCGCTCTGCGTTGCAAGTTTCGGCGGCGATTGCGCCGGCTAGCTCTGACTTGCCGATGATGCCGGATGACTCACAGAAGTGCGTTAACACGCTTCAGAGCTCTCTCCAGAGCCGTAACATCCATTTACCTCAACCTAATACCTCATGCGACGCCGTTTTGTGTTTCTGTGGTATTCGTCTGCATCAGATCACTTCACTTAGCTGCCCGGCGGCATTTAACCTCACCGGTTCGAAAAATGCAACTCCGACCGCCGCTGTCAGAAATCTCGAGCGGAATTGCCGGAACTCTTCTTATTCCGGTTGTACACGGTGTCTCGGTGCCTTACAAAAGGTCATCAAC CTTAACAGTGACGGAAAAAATCGAACTCACAAAATGGCGGATACCGGCGGCGATAGGGTGAGCAAAATGTTAAGCAGGGACTGTCAGTTGATGGGATTGACGTGGCTACTAGCACGCAACAAGACGGCGTACATACCGACGGTTTCTGCTGTATTGCGCGCCATCATGTACAGTGCGCACCCACCACATGAGTCCAAGTGTAGTCCAGATCAGGAGAACATGCCATTAGCCGTTGATTCACTACAGTTCGAAAAAACGGATTCATCATCGCCGTCCATTGGCGTTTCTCGTTTTGCTAGTTTGTTTCCATTTTTGCCCCTAATCATTCTACTGAATTCTCTCTTTGGTTAG
- the LOC104092364 gene encoding uncharacterized GPI-anchored protein At4g28100 isoform X2 codes for MKIRLFTFIFTLLCVCNGSLAGLLSEPAQPLKPGDYSNSNTVPAFPVQTESQICRLDLSDELFGGVSAACGQNLDRSRCCPVLAAWLFAAHARSALQVSAAIAPASSDLPMMPDDSQKCVNTLQSSLQSRNIHLPQPNTSCDAVLCFCGIRLHQITSLSCPAAFNLTGSKNATPTAAVRNLERNCRNSSYSGCTRCLGALQKLNSDGKNRTHKMADTGGDRVSKMLSRDCQLMGLTWLLARNKTAYIPTVSAVLRAIMYSAHPPHESKCSPDQENMPLAVDSLQFEKTDSSSPSIGVSRFASLFPFLPLIILLNSLFG; via the exons ATGAAAATCAGACTTTTCACGTTTATTTTTACGCTGCTTTGTGTGTGTAACGGCTCGTTAGCTGGGTTACTTTCAGAGCCAGCGCAGCCATTGAAGCCGGGTGATTATTCTAACTCTAACACTGTTCCAGCATTTCCGGTTCAGACCGAGTCACAGATATGCCGGTTGGATTTGTCGGACGAGCTTTTCGGTGGTGTGAGCGCGGCGTGCGGGCAGAATCTGGACCGAAGCCGTTGTTGTCCTGTCCTAGCGGCTTGGTTATTCGCAGCTCACGCCCGCTCTGCGTTGCAAGTTTCGGCGGCGATTGCGCCGGCTAGCTCTGACTTGCCGATGATGCCGGATGACTCACAGAAGTGCGTTAACACGCTTCAGAGCTCTCTCCAGAGCCGTAACATCCATTTACCTCAACCTAATACCTCATGCGACGCCGTTTTGTGTTTCTGTGGTATTCGTCTGCATCAGATCACTTCACTTAGCTGCCCGGCGGCATTTAACCTCACCGGTTCGAAAAATGCAACTCCGACCGCCGCTGTCAGAAATCTCGAGCGGAATTGCCGGAACTCTTCTTATTCCGGTTGTACACGGTGTCTCGGTGCCTTACAAAAG CTTAACAGTGACGGAAAAAATCGAACTCACAAAATGGCGGATACCGGCGGCGATAGGGTGAGCAAAATGTTAAGCAGGGACTGTCAGTTGATGGGATTGACGTGGCTACTAGCACGCAACAAGACGGCGTACATACCGACGGTTTCTGCTGTATTGCGCGCCATCATGTACAGTGCGCACCCACCACATGAGTCCAAGTGTAGTCCAGATCAGGAGAACATGCCATTAGCCGTTGATTCACTACAGTTCGAAAAAACGGATTCATCATCGCCGTCCATTGGCGTTTCTCGTTTTGCTAGTTTGTTTCCATTTTTGCCCCTAATCATTCTACTGAATTCTCTCTTTGGTTAG